One part of the Rutidosis leptorrhynchoides isolate AG116_Rl617_1_P2 chromosome 1, CSIRO_AGI_Rlap_v1, whole genome shotgun sequence genome encodes these proteins:
- the LOC139841601 gene encoding uncharacterized protein — MEPYNTHQPSSNFQDFRCHSASASSSSTQTQTKNTNYNNPTFVELKKVSNHRSASRIWSLTDPEIQRKKRVASYKAFTVEGKVKESIKKSCKWIKDRYHKMVYGFR, encoded by the coding sequence ATGGAGCCTTATAATACCCACCAACCATCATCAAACTTTCAAGATTTTAGATGCCACAGTgcatcagcatcatcatcatctacacaAACCCAAACTAAAAACACTAATTACAACAACCCAACTTTTGTGGAGTTGAAAAAGGTCAGCAATCATAGGTCAGCTTCAAGGATCTGGAGCCTAACTGATCCAGAAATACAGAGGAAGAAAAGGGTTGCCAGCTACAAAGCTTTTACTGTTGAAGGAAAAGTCAAAGAGTCAATCAAGAAAAGCTGCAAGTGGATTAAAGATAGATACCACAAGATGGTTTATGGTTTCAGATAA